ACAAACGGTTTGGATGCTATGCTTTCTAATGAATGTAAGGAAACTTGCTTTCCTATCTGCCCATAGCTTTTTCTACCTTTCAGAACTTGAATCTACTGCCTTTTAAAAGACCCCATATATTCTTCATGTTAACTTTTGGTGCtgatttaaaaagctgttttgtttctAAGTATTAGTATCTATATAAAATAAGGTGTCCCAGCTACTAAAGAAAGTGAATGGATATTGCTTGGTGAGGTAGATTAGAAAATCTTTCCCTAATGGCCAAATAACAGCAAAATACCCCAGACTGCACAGCAGTACAGCATGTCTATCCATTGAGCAATTGCTTTGCACAAATAATGTAGTTGAGAGAGCTTTGATTTAAGAAATAAACTTAAATCTATGTGCAAGCAGGCagatgaaagggaaaacaattccGATCTTTAAGTTTTAGACTAATAGCTGAGATTCAAAACAGAAGCTATGTCAAATTTTTCAAGTAGTTATTGATGTGttgaactttttttctttgttcagtaCCATTAACACAAATGTGCATGTTGATTTCATCTCTAGTACCTGATCATTTGAAAAACTGTGTGTACACATGCACTTCCCACACTTTGAGATACATGGCATATCTAAGTACTGTGAATTTCTTTGTCTGTGCACTGTCTATTCACTAAGCTTTCCCTTTGCCCTAAGGTAAGGTCATTTAATCCCAGTTTTCAAAACACTAGGCaccattaaaagaaataatagcaAGAGAGATATTAATGCTTGAGTATTGGATTAGCATGTACTTCTGAGATGAATCAGATAGACTTTGGATAGCTGGCTGAAAACATTCCTTATTACCTTGGGAAAGATGAGCTGTCCCCTGCAAGCACATAAGTACAGTGGGCCTAGAGACAACAGATGCACAAAGCTGAGAAAAGAAACTGCTACAAGGTTCATGAACCCTATCTGAACTTTAGAAGATGGTAACAAAAACTGAAGGCATCTATCATCTTCAACAGACATTAGGCTTTTCTATAAAACTAATTAGAGGGAATTACGAGTACCATGTGTTCAAAAAGTGGACAAGATTGCAGAATTCTGGACGACAAATGTGTTAAGCTATATAAACGTGATGTGATCCTAAGAAACAAGTGGGGTCTTTTATTCAGAAGCTGAACCAAGTCTTTTTGCCCTGCAATGGGATCTTGGCGGTGGGCAGGGTAAAGCAGAAATTACTAAACACTTGCTACTTCTCTAAACACACTTGCTCAAATCTGCCACGTGTGGCCTGCCTTGAGCATCACCTGGAGAATTTTAACTGATTCCTTCAAGGAATCAGTGCAAGGAGTGATGGCATAGTTGGGTCTTTGTTTTATACTGGTCTGAAGGTGGAGCTTTGTGATAGCATTAAAGGTAGTTGTTTTTCATCCTTTAATGGGTAAAAATACTGCCATGTGCTTGTATGTCCTGTAGGAGAGAACAAAACCTAAGTTGTAGTAATTTCTTCCATTACACTGTATAATGTGTTGTCCTGCAATGTACAACTCACTGCACATAGCTCCCAACTGCAGATTTATTTCACACAGATATCAGAGGTATTATATCAAAGGCATTATTCCCTTGTACAAGAGTCTCTCCAAAAGGTCTTGATACCCATTGAAGTCTTACTTCCAGAACTTGTCTCCCAGGCTTGCTTGAGTACTTTCATCaaactttaaaatactgaaatgtgtAGCAGTGTGCATATGTGGGAGAAGTAGCCTTGCAGGAtgacacaaataaaaaaaaaaattgtaacattTACTGAACATCTTGGAACTcgcttttttctgcttctgcacagCACTAGAATAAATGGGATAGAAAATGTAGTGGTCACAGAGATCAGATAGCACATTCAAATGTGAACAAAATGGGCTCAAAATTCCAGAACCTTCATCCTGTTGCTTAATTAGGTATTGTctatgggaggaaaaaaaaagcagtcctGTACCTGTGTGCCTTCTGAAAAGCTGGGGGTGTCATGGTCCTGCTTACTGCTTTAAGTCACTGCAGAGAATGTGTTTTCTGAGTTGCTAGGACATCTATTCAATCCTTCCTCAaacagctgtgctcagctgatATGTTCATTTGCAAATACCCCAATATCTGCTGACCTCTGTCCTTGCTATAAAATGTATGCTTGCCTACTTCCCAGCACCAAATCTGCACAAATGATTCAATAAATTTCCTTCATTCATTTCATCAGTCAAaactccttttaaaatatagagAAGTCATGTATTTCTCAAGTAAGCTTTTATGCAATGTCCACCAAGCAAATTCACAGAGCCAGCTTCCTAGACATTAGACTAATGGCTTACTGGAAATTAAGCAGGAACCCAGAGCCCCAAGGCTGTTTCCTCATGTTGACTTGCCTTAAATTTTTCAAATTGCCCCATTAAGGACAAGATGGCTAAAGGCCAAATGTCATGCTCTGGCCAGGATGCTTTGAACTGCAAACAGACTAGTGATTCTGAGGAGTAAAGGGGACAGGCATGTCAGGTATTCAGGGTGGTCTTATTAAGCCCCTTTTGGTGTAGCTGTAAATACCTTGGGGCCTCTTCTGCCCTCATCAGAGCCTGCAGTGAGAGACCTGTCTTAAACTGAGAGTCTCTGAGAGGAAAGGCTGAGTTTTACACTCAGAATGTTCTCAGGTTCAACAACCAATCAGGCTGTAACTGACTATCCTAGAGAAAGGATCTCAAAGAGTTTGGGGATCAAAGTCCCAGAATTAAAATGCCTTCTAGAATATCTTGTGTTGAGAAAATGGACAGGTTCTCGTTACAAAGCTCTAGTGGATCCTCCAATGGAGTTGCCTGGAAGCGCTGTAAGAAAGTTATATTATTTGTTACTTGGTGCTTTTGTGCCAGGATTTTTGGGGACCTTGAAAATGTAAAGTAACTGTAGCTATAGTAAAATGTGTAATCCTCCGAATCTTTAAGTGACTGAGCTTATTTGAGGCTGTATACAATCTGTCTAAATGGGAAGAAAGGTGGCAGTGCAGACTATAATTTTTCATGTTAGAATTTATcatgaaataatgttttaaaaatccaaacattttcTAAGTGACTTTTTATGATTGGCATAGCTCACTGCTAAATTAAAGCTGTCTTAAGCTGATAATGTTGTCTTAAACTCTCTGATTTGTAATGCTGTGACAGGTGCATCCCATGCAAATAGTCAAATGGATCCATTCCTTTTCCACTGTTCCTTTCATACTTGCCCAACTGATTTTGAGCATTTCCCTGGGAAAGTATTTAAATAAGTCACTCTCTCCTTTTGTTGCTGTGTTCCCAGGATGCCAAGTGCACGACTTTGGAGATTTGAATTTCACTCAAGTTCCCAACGATGAACTGTACAACAACCTGGTTTTGTACCCACGGTCGGTGGGCTTGGCCAGCCAGATGCTGGCTGATGCAGTGAGCAGAGCCGTAGCTGCTGGACACAGATGTGTGACTTTAGGAGGTGATCACAGGTGAGCTGACCTAAAAACAATTAGTGGTTTATGCTGCAGGTCAACACTTGGAGTgcaagattttaatttaaaaaacaagggGACTTGGGGAACAGCTTGGGGGTCGTTTCTTGGCAATACCTTAGGGATGGGCTTTTAGGGTGGGACATAGAAGACAATTACAAGAACCTGACCTTCTCAGACAGTACTGCTTAGTTCCAGACTCGTCTGTGATCAGTTGTGTAGACACACAATTGAGATTTTCCTCTTTGGGGAAGTTTGTGTCATCAGGTTCCTTCAGAGGAACTGCTCTGTTCCTTTATTGCTGAATGTTTAGTGATGTGTCTCTTTTGCCCGTCACGTCTTAAGACAGGTTTGTAATGCCTATACACAGACAATTTTGCAATAGATCTTGCAACATgaatctttttcctctttttcactAGCCTTTGGTCTGAGAATTGGTTGAAGATGGTAGGGCATGTAAGGAATTGTGGGGGAAGGTGTCAtgagcagaataaaaaaaggctAGATTTTCTGTTGCATTTGGACCTAGAGCAGGTGAAGATTTAAGTGTGTGGGAAGAgtgacagcagagagctgtggctTATCTGTTACTACAGCCCTGTATTAACTTGGCCTCCTGGAATCACAGCAGTGGCATGCCATGAAGTTTGTATGGGATGCTCCCTTTATTGTCAGAGATGTCTGATGTGTGAAAATGTAACAACAGGGCTGACTGAAGCTGAGAGACTCCCCTTTGTCCTTGTAGTTGTTCTGAAGGAGAAATGGTGACTAAAGACTTTGTTACTGTACTTCCAGCCTGGCACTTGGTTCTGTCAGTGGCCATGCACGGCAGTGCCCACACCTCGGAGTGATCTGGGTGGATGCACATGCTGACATCAACACGCCTCTCACCACTCAGTCTGGGAGCCTCCATGGACAGCCTCTCTCATTTCTCCTAAGGGAGCTTCAAGATAAAGTGAGTATCCTGATTGTAGTTATCCCACATGGCAACCTCAGAGCACTGCACCATTGCTGATGTGAGGTTCTTTTGTACCTGGTGCAAATGCAGATCTTTCCTATCAGagtacaaggaaaaaaatgtatttgttgtGTGTGTACGCATGCACATACATGcacataatatatatatacaagTGCCACAAACACATGTAACCCCAGATACAGGCACACTTAGAGACACCaatgagaaaaagcttttctttgtgtttgcaCCCTCGTGGGCTGCACAGtgagctgcacacagcagctgacTCTGGTGCTGCTCCCGAGTCACTGAGCAGCAACgctgaggctgggcaggaacctcccctgagcccagcctgtgagagcccagctgagctcccctcCAGGAACAGCTGGTTCCTGCATACCTCACATGCTGCTTCTGCTTAGTTTGGCTCTTCCATGTTTTGACAACCTTGGGGGCTGACAGGGGCTGTTGCTCTATGATCTCTCCTAACTGGCTGCTCTGGCATTGGCTCCACTGTAAATATTACAAATCAAAACAGCTGGAACTGCTTGCAGTGAGCTTTTAAAGAGAGCGCCTTTTTCTTGGAAAGAGGTCAAAAAGAGCTGTTTCCTGGGGCACATGGAGTGTGCATGGCccatttttgctgctgtcaAGATGCTGAGCAGTAGGCTGACCTAAGGCTGAGGTAGCCTGGCTTAGCTGTAGGGTGTGTCAGGGACCTGCAGCACCTGTGCAGTGAATGGCCGAGGCCTCTGCGGTAGAACTTTGATACAACAATCTGCTTCTGCGGAAGCTTAGGCTGGAGAGTGAGAGCAGGATCAGCAACTGCACCTTGAGAATAGACACTGGAGCTGCAAAAAACCTGACTGCATTATTTTGGCACTCTGCATTGCTAGTATTTACTCCTAACTTTCTCGTTTCTCTGACAAATTTGGGGTGCTGTGTTGCTGGAAGTATACCCTTTCCAAGCAAGAATAAGCATGTTTAAATCTGTATGGCTACTGAAGATACCACGGCATCAGTTCCTGTTCAGTGTGGCAATACTGCAGTCATCCCATAAAGTTCTTCTGCTTTTATCCTGCAAATTGTTTTGAATTATTTCCATCCACAAGTCAATAGAATCATCTAGTGCTTTTACATACTTTACTCTTTCTAGTCATTCTTATGTGGTCTCTACAGACGTGTTGGAATTCCCAAAGTAATGCAAAACGAATGGGGCTTTTTACAACACCCTCTGAACATGATAAGGTTAATATAAAAGGTTACTGTATTTCTACTTTTTTGCCCATAAGTTAAAGGGGGTTTTGGCACCTGCACACACTTTATCAAGGGAGATAAGtagtgaaagagaaaattttgtgAATTTTAGAGCTCACTTAAGGTGAACAGTTTATGGCTTGgtggaaacagaacaaaacttAAGTTCTGTAAGAGCTGAGGAATGAGGATATATTGGTCTGCTGGGTTCCAGTTCTTGAGCAGCATagaaaagcagtaattttttaCAATTATTGAGATTTTTTGACATGCTAAAAGAATATCTGTTAGCTTTCTGGGGTCAGTGGGGGAGCTGGCCTTTCTTGCAAGCAGCAGAAGTGAAGAAAGAATAAGATTAGGCTATGCTTAGTGGCAAGCTACTCAGGCATGGTGCTGGTTATGGGATCTTGTCACAAGCCCACCTCAACTCCAGCAGTCTGCAAGCCTGTGCAGGTGCACAAACAGGTGTGCACTCACTCAGGGGGGCTTTCTTACCCTACTGTACTCCTGTTTAGAGGGGGGAAAGCTAACATGAGTCCTGCTGGTAGCACGGGGCTTCTACAACCATGAATTTTTAAACAGCTCTTTAGCAGTAGGACAGTGTGTCTTTGACAATGGTTTGTCTGGCCAATACCCCTCTGACTCTCTGGAGCAAACCATGATGTGTGCAGAAGTGCATATGGCTCACCCTCTTACTCTCATCCAATACAGCACCTGAGTCGATAatgggacaaaaaaaattatcatccTCCTTTCCTGACTGCTTCAGGGCTCCTGGAACCATCCAAACTCACAAACTGCTATTAACACCTTCCCATGAAAATGCCTGCCCCTCTGGCTTTACTATCAGCAACTCCCTTCCCATTTTAACAAAGCAAAGAACCTGTCAAAGGCAGTTAATAcattcaatttaatttatttacaaacAAAAAGGTATAATTGAAATTGCGGTATTAAATTACTGAATCATTAATACTAGAGAGTATCTGACAATGTTATGCCATTATGTCATTACTATGCTCAGTTTATGATGTGGTGATGATAAATTTTgtgtaattaatttttgaaacctgaatttatttttcctagtaGTCTCCAATTCATTTATCCCTCTTCATAATTTATGACTGGAAAGGTTCAGGTCATTGTCATAGAGTAGCAAATACTTTATAATCTGTGCTAATTTAACCCAATGTAATTAAATATAGGTATGGGCATGTTCACCTTTAAAAACATCCAATATTGTAATTAGAATAATTAGTAATTGAGAAGTCTAAGAGGGAAACAAAACCTTTTAGCTACTTGACAGCTGTATTGACTGTAGCCATTttcagagctgggagaaggagaaatttgAGTTAACTTAACCACTCTTAAAATTAGTAAGTGTTACTAACTGAAAGGTTTTATAATTCCATACCATGACTACTTAATTGccaaagctgaaaaacaaagactTCCTAATCTTTCAGCTGCTGTCCTAGACCTAACCCTCTTCAATTCTGCATCAACAGCCAGCATGATGTAGCCCACTGGAGGCCCAACTTCTTGCCCTGCTTTTCCCCcccctcttttattttttttcttttttttcaacttcCCACTTTGAATTTATCCATCTTTAATACTGTTTTTTGTAAGTTTGCATGACTTCTCCTAAAAAGACAGAGCTGCCTTGGTTTTCATTCTTCCACCTAAGCATAATGTACTGCGTAAGTTACAGAGAACCACCATGAAGTGCCCTGTGTAAGTGATCTACATCTGGATATCTATTTAGCATTCCTCCTTACACTCACTGATGCAAATTACCTCTTGCTTGTGAATTCAGGCTTTTTAGTGCTCCTCCTCTTCAAACGGGAAAATGCAGAACAGTTAAAAACTTCATCCATTCACATTCAACTCAGATAAAGTCACATCACTTTACCTCAGTTGAACATAGAAATGAAGGTAAGGACTGATTACATCAGCCAAACCATTAAGTGCAGAAGTTTCTCTAAATAGAGAGAGAAAGGATGCTATAAATCAATACAAAGTTTTCAGGGAAGCATGAAATAGCATTCTGTTAAGTATATCATAAAGTGACCTTTTGTTAAGTATATCATTAAAGTGACCAAACCTCTGCCTGCAGGTACCACAACTTCCTGGCTTTTCCTGGCTAAAGCCCTGCCTTTCAGCATCTGATATTGTGTACATTGGTTTGAGGGATGTCGATCCTGCTGAGTAGTAAGTTGGTTTAGATTAAACAATTTTTGTAAAGACTGAAATAATAAGCTTGAAATCACATCCATAAGGGTTGCTAGATTTCAGCTTAAACCAATAAtgattgttttaaaaaaaatattttcacagctATATTTTGAAGAACTTTGACATCCAGTATTTTTCCATGAGGGATATCGATCGCCTTGGAATTAAGAAAGTTATGGAAAGAACCTTTGAACGACTGATGGGCAGGTAATGAACTATTATCTCATTTAAACTGGTCTTGTTGAACGTCTGCTTTCCTGAAAGTTATTGAAGTGAAGGTCACTTGATGTAAGGCAGCTGTACAGGACTGTGACAGTGTCCAGTATACAGGGAACCCTCAGCACTGGAGCCATTTCATGGTGTTTTGGCAGATGGCTGTGACAGGTTATGACTCACTACAGTTGTGGCTCTGTTTTATACTGTTTGGTTCTGTTAAgtaattctgcattttctgc
This sequence is a window from Serinus canaria isolate serCan28SL12 chromosome 5, serCan2020, whole genome shotgun sequence. Protein-coding genes within it:
- the ARG2 gene encoding arginase-2, mitochondrial — its product is MALRGPLTRLLRAQPDAALQLRRRAHSVALVGAPLSRGQKRRGVDHGPATLRAAGLVERLAGLGCQVHDFGDLNFTQVPNDELYNNLVLYPRSVGLASQMLADAVSRAVAAGHRCVTLGGDHSLALGSVSGHARQCPHLGVIWVDAHADINTPLTTQSGSLHGQPLSFLLRELQDKVPQLPGFSWLKPCLSASDIVYIGLRDVDPAEYYILKNFDIQYFSMRDIDRLGIKKVMERTFERLMGRRQRPIHLSFDIDAFDPSLAPATGTPVLGGLTYREGMYITEEIHNTGMLSAVDMVEVNPLLGASQEAVKATAHLAVDVIATCFGQTREGAHIAFDELPTPSSPDESDSEQQVRI